Genomic window (Maylandia zebra isolate NMK-2024a linkage group LG11, Mzebra_GT3a, whole genome shotgun sequence):
TGAGAGACGCctggaatggctaactgaaggcggGACACTCCTGATGCCAAAGGAGCCCAGAACTGGCCCATCCAACTACCGGCCAATAACCTGACTCAGGACCATGTGGAAGAACCTGCGAGGCATCATAGTGGATGAACAGACACATGGCTCAATACGTGGATGGAGAAACACCAGCTACTAGCAGACCGAGCAGTCACccaagactgcaagaccagactgaccaacctgtgcactgccttgGTTTGACTTCAAGAAGGCCCATGACTCGATGCCCCTCACTGCCTAATGCCAACACctgtacaagatcaacaggaccctgagagccttcatcaggaactcaatggggatgtggcgtacaacactagaggccaactccaagcccatagcacaagtcaccatcaagtgcgggatctaccaaggagatgctctgtccccactgctgttctgcataggcctgaaccccctcagtgagatcattaacaagactggctacggataccgactacggaacggagcagttgtcagccacctcctgtacatggatgacatcaagctgtatgccaagagtgaacgagacatcgattcactgatccacactaccaggctatacagcaatgacattggaatgtcgttcggactggagaagtgtagtcgggtggtaacaaagagagggaagataCTCTAAACTTCCAGAAGTGCAATCCCatagacatagaggacagctacaagtacctgggcaTCCCACAGGTagatgggaaccatgaagaggccgctaggaaagctgcaactaCCAAGttcctgcagagggtcaggcaggTCCTGAAATAGACGCCACTAACATCAAAACAAGGAAGCTCCTCACCATGCGTGGAGGGTTTCACCCTAAagccagcaccctgaggctgtacgctaagtgaAAAGAAGGACATGGAGGCAGTAAGCGTCACTACCACAGGATGAGACAACTAGCATACACAAGTAaatcaggaagatggccccaaccgaCCGCGTGCTCAGTGAGccaagatcctgtgggacttccagataatGTCAATGTAATTATCGATACACGTTTGACTTTACAGACACATGAGCAAGAAAATGTTTGCTATGTTTCCCTCAGGTGTTTTGTGTGTTGGACTCACTGTTCGGGTGAGTTGATGTCTTTCAGGGTCGAAGCTTCGCTCtcgctgtttctgtttttcgcACAGATCTGAGCTTCATGAGTCACTGATCCGATTTCGGCTGCTTCACGGGAAAAATGCTTTTATGTACTTATCAGGAATCACACACTGACAGAGTACATATGTTTAACTCTCAGAGCGAGTGATGATTACCGTGTTTGTCTCTCATCAGACGCTGAAACGTCCCCGATGTCTCAGAAAGCTCCATTCTGATGATTTCTATTTCCACATCcagctgcaaacaaacaaaccacacacGTAAAAATGCACATCTgggaataaaacattaaaatccaACCAATATTTAATGAAGCGCAGACAGCGACAGAGACAGACTGTCTCAGTGAAGCTCCATTTAAGTAGTTAAACACGCTTAAGCCTATAATTTGCTATAGCTCCGCCTCTCTACTCCACCACAGTGAGTTTTAAATAACAGATCAAAGTCCAGAtgttcaactttaatttaaggaattaaaaaaaaaactttgcatGAACTGTTTAGTAATTAGAGACATTTTCTTACACCGATCTCTGTTTTCAGAGGCAGTGCAGGTTCTTCCTGCAGCACCTTCAGCTGGTTTGTGTGTCTCTGCCttcatttttgtatttaataactCTACTGCACTAAGAACATCTGGATGACTTGCATATGGAAGAAAACCCCATTTCATGCCgtgagaaactcttgggttgctttGTGCAGTTTGATTTGCTCGTTATCCACGTGCACTGTGAAgctctgtgtgaatgtgagcagagAGTTCAGCCCACTGCTTCGGTCACATCAGCAGTGAGCTGGCTCCAGGCAGCCATGCATGCCCGTATCATCACGCTGCCTCCGCCATCGTGAGTGTAACCAGCCTTTTGCAGCTTGCTGTGAACTTCATGAAGCTGTTTCCTGCTTGTAGACTCGGACAATGACACGCCACCTCTTTCAAAGTGTTCTTGGCTTGGTTACattttgtgatgtttgtgtatgaaAGCGATAAAATACTATTTCAACACTTTGAATAAACATCAGTGATTTTATCTGCTTCATTTCCCCTGACATAACAGGATCAAAGTGAAGCTGCTCATTGGTCCAGTAAAGTTTAACTCTCAGCGTGAGTGACTGTGTATAAACAGTTTAAGCAATATTTGAAACCCCTTGAATTCAAAATGGAAGCCTGCACTTCACTCACGTCTTCATTATTAGATTTAAAATCTATGTGTGGTAGAAGTTTTTGATAGTTTTGATTGTGTACAGATGCAAAACGACAAAAACTGTCTTTGTCCAACTAATTATGGATCTAAGTGGAAGTGGAGAAAAAGCTCGCCAAATCTTCAAACTACATCAAATTTAATTTGAAGGAAGGAAAAACAGGCGTCGGTTATAAAACTGTTCCTTCTGTGTTGTGCTTCTATTCTCTCGCTGCAGCTGACTGTTCACAAAGGCAGGTGTAACGCTTCACCTGTGCACTTTCACTCCTGAGCTGCTGATTCAACCTGCTCAGCTGATCTTCATCTTCCTGTGCAGCATCACCCTGCAGCCCGGACGCCCGCTGCAGGCCGCCGCCGCtccagcacacaaacacaatctgCAAGTAGACAAAGGTCAGTCATCATCGTTCATGTGTGATGAAGGAGGAGCCACGAAAACAGCGGTGTCTGCATCTGTCTGCGACCTAACAGCTGACTGCCCTTCAGCCTGTCATGGCCTCCTGTTGGGTAACATTTGCTCATTGCcatagaaaacaagcaagagTCCAACACGCAGCATCGGTCCTGCCAGATGTGCAGCATCTGTTGGTGTGACCTAAACTGCGGACATCTCTCGATCGTGAGTCTTTTACCCTCAGCGGGTTTGCGTTTGACTCAAAGTCTAAATGAAAGAATGAAAATACGAGGCGTGACGCTGACCTTCGGTCCAAACCACCCGCTCAGGATGAAGAGGTTGCAGCAGAGGATGAGGATGCTGCTCACACAGAACTGAACTGGAGGATTGTGGGACATCAGCAGCGATCCCGACACTCCTGACACGCTGAACGCCGTCAGGGCAAACGTGCTCAGCGCCAGGTGTTTGCCGCTGCCCGCCGGCTCGTTGACCTCTGCGGTCCAGATGTTCAGGGCCAGGAAACATCCGAGAAGCTGAAGACAAAACATCAGGTTTTATCAAAGCGCAGAAATCCAGTGACCCTCATGATGAGCTGCTGATGCTCTGATCCTGCAGCTCTATCTTGGATGGACTCTGTTAAACTTGGATCACAGCTGCCATAAAAATCTGGTTTCAATCAGCTGATGATTAACAGTTTTAAAACTGGAAAAGTTACAACATTACTGATATTAGAGCatctttgttatttttgttctgAAACTTAtcacaaaacaaactcaaactgAGAAATCTGTGAGATCACAATCACTGATTGGTTTTCTAATTGATTATCAATAAATCAAACCTCTaatttgtcacacatgtctCAAAACCAATTACATGGATGCTAATTtataaaattcacattttaaatatcagcataaaaatatttatttgctttttttaaatatatactaCTTGCCCAGGACGAAGTCTATTTTTATGGCATGTGATGAACAGTATGGCCGCATGGGGGTGCTAATGAGGCTACAAACTCTTTTCTTCTTGCTCATTTTTCAGTGAACTGTGCATGTGTTTTAACGTCCAGGAATAGAAATGTTGATGTTAGGAAACTTATgttcttatatttaaaaaaaaaacccaatttgttttttttattataaatctTATTTATTGTGATGCTAAAGAGGCTCTGCAAagataaagaagaaaataaatagagGTAGGACGGCTCAAAAAAGGACTTCTTCCATCTGCAACAATTTATATTTGGTGCTAAGGCTCTGTTCATTGTACATGAGAAGCAGAGGTGGTAAAAAAGAGCAGGAGAGTGGTCCATACAGGGTGTgcctgtattattattattaataataataataatagtagttcTTAAAGATTGCAACTTGGCCTAAACTGCAGCGTAACATCAGATATTTGATAAGGACTTTGAGTCTGACCAGCAGAGGTGCTTTGTATCCATAGACCACAGTGAGCCACAGCTCCATGTTAACACTGCTGCAGCGTTCAGAGTACGGCCGGATGATGACGTCCTCCTCAGCAGCGTCGCCCTGAAAGACCAGAACAGTTGGTTTGCGTCAGTCCACACAAACAAATGATCTTCAGTTTACATCTGCAGCAGGGGCCAGGGTCCACTCAGCAGCAGTAAGGGTggatatggatggatggacagatttCTCAAAGcagtaaaacagtaaatatatttttatttctaatttTCACTAAATCACTGACTGATAAACAATAGTGGTGATGAAAGCTCAGATGCATTTCCCATCAGCCCCTTTGCTGTGATTTACAgtaaatatttgcatttaaagaccTCTGTGTTGTGCTGAAGCACCACCCATCTGAGGGGGTCCAGGATTTGCCAGGAGGTTAAAACAAGCGTGTCCACCAGGAATAACCAGAATAGGACGCAGCCTGCTGACGGCGCTCGGCTCTGCTGTGGGACGTACAGAGAAACAATCAGAAACAAGACTTCAGGGATTTCATAGTTTTATAGTCTGAGGCTCACAGGAGTTCAGAAACTACGAGCAGACTGTAGCAGCTGATTTACCTTCTGATTGATGCTGGACACCGAGTAGACCCTCCACGCTTTAGTGAAGAGCGCAGCGAAGCCCACAGTGTGCCCCACGGCGAGAGTCCACAGACGGACCTGCAGGGCGGGACCCAGAATATCATTTATCATCTCTTACAGTTAGTGAAACCTCCAGCAATCATaaactgcagttcatctaaCATCCAGCAGAGGCAGGAGTGAGGCCAGGTACGCCTCCACCCTCCCACCGTttaaggtgtgaatgtgaggtgaatggttgtgtgtctctgtgtgcgacAGGCTGGCGACCAGTTCAGGGTGTGCCTGctgggatggatggatagacagATATTAAGGAGGAATTTTCATAATTGATtatgattattaaatatttcaaGGAGCCCCGTTCACACATCACAACATACTTTAATCCTTTTTGCATCACCCTGAGCTAAAAACTGCTCTGCGTGTCTTTGTGATTGAGTTAAACTCTCTGGTAAAAACTCCAAACCACGAATACTCGATTTTTCCAGCCTCGTGCTGTTTCTGGGACAGAGCTGTGTGTTTTCAGTTCGCGGTCGCCGTGTAAGACTCAGGTCAGGCGGAACTCACAGAACAAAGAACCCCAAACATCCAGTCCGACAGCGAGGCTTCGTCCAGGCCGGAGAACAGCaccgaggaggaggagagcaggACGCCCAGCAGGAGCAGCTCGTCCTGGGATGCACCGCCCGAGCCGAGCCGCCTGCGGGCAGAGGGCGCTCAGTTTCTCACTGTTTGCTGTAACGTGTCGGTGAACTTACAGACGTCGTACCGGCGTTTGTGGTTGACGATGACGAAGAAAAGGACGATCAGAGCGATGATGACGGTCACACCGGCAGCCGATGATATGACGATGTACAGGCGGAGGCTGATGTGACGGTGCTGCAGAAGGACAGCAGGCTGGTCTGTAGCTGGTCCTGGACCTGCAGCATCAGCACATCTGATCAGTGTTTATCTTTGGTTCATCGTCACCGAGCAGCAGGTTGGCTTTAACGGTGCAATTCACCGCAGCTTTACATTTTAACTCTTCATCTCTTCCAGTTTTGatgcctttcaaaataaaatgtaagtttAGTTTCTGACCTTTGAACCTGAGCAGGTGGTGCATCAGGCGGAGTTGTTGGGTGCTGGTATTGAACTCCCCCACCAGGACACCACTGCTGACtgagcacacacacatcatGGATTCATCACTGACTGACGGTGATATAGCACGAAATCAttgtttacatcaaattaactTTGGGATCTTTGGCACCTTGAAACTGGAGCAGCTCGATCGACGTCATTCTCTCCCCGTTCCGAAAGAAAACCGGACCCTGAAAGCACAAACATGTTCACGGTGAGGCGAGTTGGTCTTCAAGCCTTTCAGCTGGACGTCTACGCTCTGTTTTGAAAGGCCTGATGACCACGTGTGGTCAGTGACGCTCGTTACTGTGTGTCTGCTCACTGTGACTCCTTCGAACCGCGTGCTCCTCACGGCCTCCAGCAACATCCTCGCCACCTCCTCCTCGCTGACCGTCACGTTCCTCCGAGGGCTgtatttctctctctgtttcgcCGCCTGCGTCGCCTGGCTCAGAGCTTTGGCAACGACCCAAACGGCATCATAGGCGAAGGAGTGCAgcgagctgacctctgacccctccTGGATCAGCTGCCTGAGATAGGAGTCCTGGTAGTCCTGAGGAGTCTGCAGGACAAGGCCACCATTAAAGGACCTGCTTTATTCTAAGGATGATCAAAAGTCCAAAAGTTG
Coding sequences:
- the LOC143420989 gene encoding gamma-aminobutyric acid type B receptor subunit 2-like isoform X2, which codes for MGRFGRVQEGLGLLLVFWLTMGLEPAQGRHPLPMLWLMPGSSRLGGENLTADVAPAVRLALQDLKKQPPPLGNYEIQLQRLDSQCDPAKALKALFDAMWAGPKYLLLFGGVCPPVTALIARALPALGLVQVSFAASAPGLSNRKLYRNLFSMVPSDRALNQAAVKLLQRYKWTRVGVVTQEGPRLSEMKKDLIRQLLRAGVHVAVAESLSGDVCGRLKKLKDEDVRIIIAQLEDESVSEVFCCAYRLNLFGARYQWLVAGGGAAGWRLGWKFSGCTANSLLVAADGSIRLQVRELGNANTPGVSGRTPQDYQDSYLRQLIQEGSEVSSLHSFAYDAVWVVAKALSQATQAAKQREKYSPRRNVTVSEEEVARMLLEAVRSTRFEGVTGPVFFRNGERMTSIELLQFQVSSGVLVGEFNTSTQQLRLMHHLLRFKGPGPATDQPAVLLQHRHISLRLYIVISSAAGVTVIIALIVLFFVIVNHKRRRLGSGGASQDELLLLGVLLSSSSVLFSGLDEASLSDWMFGVLCSVRLWTLAVGHTVGFAALFTKAWRVYSVSSINQKQSRAPSAGCVLFWLFLVDTLVLTSWQILDPLRWVVLQHNTEGDAAEEDVIIRPYSERCSSVNMELWLTVVYGYKAPLLLLGCFLALNIWTAEVNEPAGSGKHLALSTFALTAFSVSGVSGSLLMSHNPPVQFCVSSILILCCNLFILSGWFGPKIVFVCWSGGGLQRASGLQGDAAQEDEDQLSRLNQQLRSESAQLDVEIEIIRMELSETSGTFQRLMRDKHAAEIGSVTHEAQICAKNRNSESEASTLKDINSPEQ
- the LOC143420989 gene encoding gamma-aminobutyric acid type B receptor subunit 2-like isoform X1, with product MGRFGRVQEGLGLLLVFWLTMGLEPAQGRHPLPMLWLMPGSSRLGGENLTADVAPAVRLALQDLKKQPPPLGNYEIQLQRLDSQCDPAKALKALFDAMWAGPKYLLLFGGVCPPVTALIARALPALGLVQVSFAASAPGLSNRKLYRNLFSMVPSDRALNQAAVKLLQRYKWTRVGVVTQEGPRLSEMKKDLIRQLLRAGVHVAVAESLSGDVCGRLKKLKDEDVRIIIAQLEDESVSEVFCCAYRLNLFGARYQWLVAGGGAAGWRLGWKFSGCTANSLLVAADGSIRLQVRELGNANTPGVSGRTPQDYQDSYLRQLIQEGSEVSSLHSFAYDAVWVVAKALSQATQAAKQREKYSPRRNVTVSEEEVARMLLEAVRSTRFEGVTGPVFFRNGERMTSIELLQFQVSSGVLVGEFNTSTQQLRLMHHLLRFKGPGPATDQPAVLLQHRHISLRLYIVISSAAGVTVIIALIVLFFVIVNHKRRRLGSGGASQDELLLLGVLLSSSSVLFSGLDEASLSDWMFGVLCSVRLWTLAVGHTVGFAALFTKAWRVYSVSSINQKQSRAPSAGCVLFWLFLVDTLVLTSWQILDPLRWVVLQHNTEGDAAEEDVIIRPYSERCSSVNMELWLTVVYGYKAPLLLLGCFLALNIWTAEVNEPAGSGKHLALSTFALTAFSVSGVSGSLLMSHNPPVQFCVSSILILCCNLFILSGWFGPKIVFVCWSGGGLQRASGLQGDAAQEDEDQLSRLNQQLRSESAQLDVEIEIIRMELSETSGTFQRLMRDKHAEIGSVTHEAQICAKNRNSESEASTLKDINSPEHMRRRLSVQLPILHHSYLPAIGGVSSSSSSLFGSQEVFVDQHNNSLYT